CTATCAATTGGTATATGCGACGCGACGACCGCATCGCCGATTTCAAGAGATTGGGGCACAATCCGGCTTATCTGACAGGAGTGAAATTCGATACCAAGCGTATCTCTTTCAGTTCCAACATCAATGATGTTGTGAAAGAATCGGATACGCTGATTTTCGTCACTCCTTCCCCTTATCTGAAGGCTCACTTGAAAAAGCTGAAAACGAAGATAAAGGATAAGTTCATCATCACCGCTATCAAAGGAATCGTACCCGACGATAATATTATTGTATCAGAATACTTCACCAGGGAATATGGCGTACCACCCGAAAACATAGCTGTACTGGCAGGGCCCTGCCACGCGGAAGAAGTTGCCTTGGAACGCCTTTCTTATCTGACCATTGCCTGCCCGGACAAAGACAAAGCACGTATCTTCGCGCGCCGTCTGGGAAGCAGTTTTATCAAGACCTCTGTTAGTGACGACGTATCGGGTATCGAATATAGTTCGGTACTCAAAAACGTGTATGCCATCGCCGCCGGCATTTGCAGCGGACTGAAATATGGCGATAACTTCCAGGCTGTACTGATTTCCAATGCTATCCAGGAGATGAACCGTTTCCTGAATACGGTGCACCCGCTGAACAGAAACGTAGATGAATCTGTTTATCTCGGTGACTTGCTGGTGACGGGATACTCCAACTTCAGCCGTAACCGGACATTCGGCACGATGATAGGGAAAGGATATTCCGTAAAGAGTGCGCAGATTGAAATGGAGATGATTGCCGAAGGTTACTATGGTACGAAGTGTATCAAGGAAATCAACAAGCATCATCATGTCAATATGCCGATACTGGACGCTGTGTACAACATCCTGTATGAACGTATCTCACCTATGATTGAGATTAAATTACTAACTGATTCTTTTAGATAACCTTTAAACAAGAAAGATATGATTAGCTTGAACATTGAAAAAACATTTGGATTCATCTCCAAAGAAAAGGTTTTTGCCTACGAAGCTGAAGTAAAAGCCGCACAGGAAATGCTTGAAAAAGGAACGGGCAAAGGAAATGACTTCTTAGGATGGTTACACCTGCCTTCTTCCATCACCAAAGAACATCTGGCTGATTTGAACGCTACCGCAAAAGTATTGAGAGATAATTGCGAAGTGGTAATCGTTGCCGGTATCGGTGGCAGCTACTTGGGTGCACGTGCTGTTATCGAGGCTTTGTCCAACAGCTTCACTTGGTTGCAGGAAAAGAAAACGGCTCCTGTCATGATTTATGCCGGACACAATATCAGCGAAGATTATCTGTATGAGCTCACTGAATATCTGAAAGATAAGAAATTCGGTGTTATCAATATCTCTAAATCGGGAACTACTACCGAAACTGCGCTTGCTTTCCGTTTGCTGAAGAAGCAATGTGAAGACCAACGCGGCAAAGAAACTGCAAAACAAGTAATCGTTGCCGTAACAGACGCCAAGAAAGGTGCTGCACGTGTTACTGCCGACAAGGAAGGTTACAAAACATTCATCATCCCTGATAATGTAGGCGGACGTTTCTCTGTACTGACTCCGGTTGGTTTGCTGCCGATTGCTGTTGCCGGATTCGACATTGATAAATTGGTGGCCGGTGCTGCCGACATGGAGAAAGCATGTGGCGCAGACGTTCCGTTTGCCGAAAACCCTGCTGCTATCTACGCTGCTACCCGTAACGAACTGTACAGAAACGGAAAGAAAATCGAAATCCTCGTCAACTTCTGCCCGAAACTGCATTATGTAAGCGAATGGTGGAAACAGCTTTACGGTGAATCTGAAGGTAAGGACAATAAGGGTATTTTCCCTGCATCAGTAGACTTCTCTACCGACCTTCACTCTATGGGCCAATGGATTCAGGAAGGCGAACGTTCTATCTTCGAAACTGTCATCTCACTGGATAAGGTAGACCATAAACTGGAAGTTCCTTCTGACGAAGCCAACCTCGACGGTCTGAATTTCCTTGCCGGCAAGCGTGTGGACGAAGTGAACAAGATGGCTGAACTCGGTACTCAGCTAGCTCACGTAGACGGTGGCGTACCTAATATGCGTATCGTTCTTCCTTCATTGAGCGAGTACAATATCGGTGGTTTGCTGTATTTCTTCGAAAAGGCTTGCGGTATCAGCGGTTATCTGCTGGGCGTGAATCCGTTCAACCAACCGGGCGTAGAAGCATACAAGAAGAATATGTTTGCTTTGCTTGACAAACCGGGTTACGAAGAAGAGTCTAAAGCGATTCGTGCTAAACTGTAATAAAATAAAGTCTATATATAAAAAAAGAAGCGATTTTCTGTAAATCGCTTCTTTTTTTATATTCTATACTCAAGTCGTTTTATACTTTTTCGTTACCTTTATTCTTCTTTTTCATCATCGACTTTTGTTTTTAAGCCGATTTCCTCTTGCGCACCTTCACATTCAGCTTTAGAGGAAAGATAGAATTCCAGTCTTACATCACCGTTCTTATCCACATGTGCAATGCTAGCCCGCACCATGATTCTGGTCTGCGTCACACCATCTTTAAAACGAAGTTGACCATTCTCTTCATCCGTCAGATTTCCTTCGGTAGACACTTCGGTCTTCTGATAGACGAGTTTGGTAGACAATGTCTCATCATTATCTTTCTGAAGTTTGAAAGTTTTCAATTCAGAGCCGTTTCCATCCAAAAGTAAAAGAGCCTTTACCTCGTCTCCCACTTTCAGAGCCGGCAGCTCATCCATCTTATTGGCATAGTCTTCTTCTTTTGCACTATCACTATTCGATTCAGCCTTCACGTATAGCTTCTCGATTTTAATCACAGGACTTTCCCCACTATTGGAACAAGCGCCTAAAAACAATGGTAGCAACAATAATACTCTCTTTTTCATGCTATCGTCGAGTTTATAACGCTACAAAAATACACATAATCTTCTAAACAGCAAATATTTGTGTAGTTAATCACATAACAGCCTTGTTTACAACTATCTTGCCATTCTACTTCATCTCTCATTTT
The DNA window shown above is from Bacteroides faecium and carries:
- a CDS encoding NAD(P)H-dependent glycerol-3-phosphate dehydrogenase is translated as MKLPGKIAIMGGGSWATAIAKMCLAQEDSINWYMRRDDRIADFKRLGHNPAYLTGVKFDTKRISFSSNINDVVKESDTLIFVTPSPYLKAHLKKLKTKIKDKFIITAIKGIVPDDNIIVSEYFTREYGVPPENIAVLAGPCHAEEVALERLSYLTIACPDKDKARIFARRLGSSFIKTSVSDDVSGIEYSSVLKNVYAIAAGICSGLKYGDNFQAVLISNAIQEMNRFLNTVHPLNRNVDESVYLGDLLVTGYSNFSRNRTFGTMIGKGYSVKSAQIEMEMIAEGYYGTKCIKEINKHHHVNMPILDAVYNILYERISPMIEIKLLTDSFR
- a CDS encoding glucose-6-phosphate isomerase; its protein translation is MISLNIEKTFGFISKEKVFAYEAEVKAAQEMLEKGTGKGNDFLGWLHLPSSITKEHLADLNATAKVLRDNCEVVIVAGIGGSYLGARAVIEALSNSFTWLQEKKTAPVMIYAGHNISEDYLYELTEYLKDKKFGVINISKSGTTTETALAFRLLKKQCEDQRGKETAKQVIVAVTDAKKGAARVTADKEGYKTFIIPDNVGGRFSVLTPVGLLPIAVAGFDIDKLVAGAADMEKACGADVPFAENPAAIYAATRNELYRNGKKIEILVNFCPKLHYVSEWWKQLYGESEGKDNKGIFPASVDFSTDLHSMGQWIQEGERSIFETVISLDKVDHKLEVPSDEANLDGLNFLAGKRVDEVNKMAELGTQLAHVDGGVPNMRIVLPSLSEYNIGGLLYFFEKACGISGYLLGVNPFNQPGVEAYKKNMFALLDKPGYEEESKAIRAKL
- a CDS encoding DUF5035 domain-containing protein, which translates into the protein MKKRVLLLLPLFLGACSNSGESPVIKIEKLYVKAESNSDSAKEEDYANKMDELPALKVGDEVKALLLLDGNGSELKTFKLQKDNDETLSTKLVYQKTEVSTEGNLTDEENGQLRFKDGVTQTRIMVRASIAHVDKNGDVRLEFYLSSKAECEGAQEEIGLKTKVDDEKEE